A single region of the Triticum dicoccoides isolate Atlit2015 ecotype Zavitan chromosome 2B, WEW_v2.0, whole genome shotgun sequence genome encodes:
- the LOC119362899 gene encoding LOW QUALITY PROTEIN: 15-cis-phytoene desaturase, chloroplastic/chromoplastic-like (The sequence of the model RefSeq protein was modified relative to this genomic sequence to represent the inferred CDS: inserted 1 base in 1 codon; substituted 1 base at 1 genomic stop codon), producing MATSLPCTQSTNTHPHFRXRTHYGHXLHPNARSTRRITISTTPWTTAYTSQTVPRHDSPFLPGLFPPLAATATATPMRVHAAHLLVPAPPTPRRHATLRFAVSAAATSVNVNQADKQAVIVGGGLAGLAAATHLASLSVPFTLLEASDRVGGRVATDEVDGYLLDRGFQIFLTAYPECQRLLDFQALRLQPFFPGALVYIGAGEGGSPFHMLSDPFRFPIRSLSSVFSPVGTLPDKLLVGITRLRAAATPDDVIVSSPETTTATHLEKLGFSPSIVERFLRPFLAGIFFDPALDTSSRLFELVFKRLALGDNALPEAGIGAIAGQLADRLPAGSVRLNARAAAVDPSSGVTLDTGETVSGELGVIVAVEQPEAEKLLPQLPTRPKNKKAAERSTVCLYFSADRAAVQEPVLLLNGSGKGIVNNMFFATNVAPSYAPAGKVLVSVSLVGSFAGREDAELAGEVVRELGGWFGAGEVASWAHLRTYRIGFAQPDQTPPTEPTGRDPRIGDGVYVCGDHWCSATFDGAMVSGRRAAEALVKDGGLSQSLS from the exons ATGGCCACGAGCCTGCCCTGCACCCAGTCGACAAACACCCACCCACATTTCCGCTAGCGGACCCACTATGGCC AGCTCCATCCAAACGCCAGGTCCACGCGACGTATCACCATATCCACAACTCCATGGACAACCGCCTACACCTCCCAAACCGTACCCCGCCACGATTCCCCGTTTCTGCCCGGTCTCTTCCCGCCACTcgccgcaaccgcaaccgcaaccccCATGCGCGTCCACGCCGCCCACCTCCTCGTCCCCGCGCCTCCCACGCCCCGCCGCCATGCCACCCTCCGGTTCGCCGTCTCCGCCGCGGCGACATCGGTGAACGTGAACCAGGCCGACAAGCAGGCCGTCATCGTCGGCGGCGGGCTCGCGGGCCTCGCGGCGGCCACCCACCTGGCCTCCCTCTCCGTGCCGTTCACGCTGCTGGAAGCCTCGGACCGCGTCGGCGGCCGCGTCGCCACCGACGAGGTCGACGGGTACCTGCTCGACCGGGGCTTCCAGATCTTCCTCACCGCGTACCCGGAGTGCCAGCGCCTCCTCGACTTCCAGGCGCTGCGCCTCCAGCCGTTCTTCCCCGGCGCACTCGTATATAtcggcgccggcgagggcgggTCGCCGTTCCACATGCTCTCCGACCCGTTCCGCTTCCCCATCCGCTCCCTCTCCTCCGTCTTCTCCCCTGTCGGcacccttcccgacaagctcctcgtcGGCATCACCCGGCTCCGCGCGGCCGCCACCCCGGACGACGTCATCGTCTCCTCGCCGGAGACGACCACGGCGACGCATCTGGAGAAGCTCGGGTTCTCGCCGTCCATCGTGGAGCGGTTCCTGCGGCCGTTCCTCGCGGGGATATTCTTCGACCCGGCGCTCGACACGTCGTCCCGCCTCTTCGAGCTCGTGTTCAAGCGCCTCGCCCTTGGTGACAATGCCCTGCCGGAGGCCGGCATCGGCGCCATCGCCGGGCAGCTCGCGGACCGCCTCCCCGCGGGCTCCGTTCGCCTcaacgcccgcgccgccgccgtcgacccgtcATCCGGCGTGACGCTCGACACCGGCGAGACCGTGTCCGGCGAGCTCGGCGTCATCGTCGCGGTCGAGCAGCCGGAAGCCGAGAAGCTCCTGCCGCAGCTACCTACGAGACCCAAGAACAAGAAGGCGGCCGAGAGGAGCACCGTGTGCCTCTACTTCTCCGCGGACCGCGCGGCGGTGCAAGAACCCGTGCTGCTCCTGAACGGGTCGGGCAAGGGGATCGTGAACAACATGTTCTTCGCGACCAACGTGGCGCCGTCGTACGCGCCGGCGGGGAAGGTGCTGGTGTCCGTGTCGCTCGTGGGCTCCTTCGCCGGCCGGGAGGACGCGGAGCTGGCCGGTGAGGTTGTCCGGGAGCTCGGCGGGTGGTTCGGGGCGGGGGAGGTGGCGTCGTGGGCGCACCTGCGGACGTACCGCATCGGCTTCGCGCAGCCGGACCAGACGCCGCCCACGGAGCCAACGGGGCGGGACCCCAGGATCGGCGACGGCGTGTACGTGTGCGGTGACCACTGGTGCTCCGCCACGTTCGACGGCGCGATGGTGTCCGGGAGGAGGGCGGCCGAGGCCCTGGTCAAGGATGGAGGGCTGTCCCAATCCTTGAGCTGA